The Salmo salar chromosome ssa02, Ssal_v3.1, whole genome shotgun sequence genome segment CAAGGCACAGGTAAACAGACAGAAAAATACTGACTAAAATGGTAATGACATGATTTATTGTAGTTACCTTTTGGTCTCTTTGGTATTAAATCAATGAATGATTAAATGTACAATGTACATAATGTGTAACATACAGTGATATCGATGCTCTCCTTttatccctctttctttcttccatTTATTGACAGGAAACActgcagggcctgagagagacagaggccagCAGACGACTGCAGACCAAACAGAGAGACCTACAGCTACAGGAACAGGCCACACCCCCTACAGAGCCCAAGATGACCATTGAGGAATCAGTAGATCAGCCTCCTGACCAATCAGAAGCACAGATCCCTTTTTCTTTGGAGGTGAAACCTGTTGAGGAACTCCTCATCCAATCAGTGAATGGGACATTGGTGTCCATAGCAACAGAGGAAGAACAACTAACTCAGGATCCAGTGCACTATAAAGATGCAATGTTGCCAGGACAACCACGCAAGCTCAGTGACATTCATAACCAATCATTTGCAGGCGGGGTAATGAAAAAGGGGCAAGGAGGTGGCAGGGTCATGGATGAAGTTATGATGTCAGAGGCAAGGGTGAGTGAGGTCGGAGACATCAACCAATGGGAGGAGGGGATTGAGTCCAGGGGGATTAAAGAACGAAGGGTGACCTGGACCCATTCCAGACAGTCTAACTCTCTACCTCGAGTGGCAACAGAAACCTTTCAATCCAAACCCAACGGGCCGCACAACCTGTTGCTAGGCGGATATCCTAACATAGACTACGACATAGACTACCCACGACACCAATCCAGCACTTTCCCACTTTCTCCATGCAGGGAAAACAATGAAAAAGTTTCTATCACTATTAGTCAAATGGAATCCCAAGGATTTCTCTCACAGGGAGGACGAGCCACATCCACACGGAGGAATTCTGCCCCCCAGTCAGTGGAGCAACAAGCCATGAGGAACTCGTGGCTCACCCaatcaggagaggaggaggctttAGTGGAATCATGGAGGTTTTCTCGGAAGCTGAAATCACCACGGTTACGCAGGAGAAGGCCAATAAACATTGAGCAGACTGCTGCCCCTCAGATGTCACAAAATGGGTCTGACAGCTCCGGGATGGCCCAGTCTGAACCACGCACAAACTCTTCCTCCAACTCTGATTCAGACTGCAACCAGAGACTCAGGGGTTCCTACCAACACAACTCAGGTTCCTCTGGACAGAGCTCTGACTCTCACCTGGTGCTCAAGCTGGGGTCCCTGAAGATGAACGGAGGGGTGTTCTGGGAcatgcctgcagagagagagttcTCCCCAGAGCCCCACACTTTCTCTGGGCCAGAGCTGCCTAAAGACATCCCTGAAGAAAAAGAAAACACCCCAAAAAGGCCTAAGTTGAAGACCCAGAGGAGCGCATCCATACCAGATATCATCCTCCAAGAAGGATATAGTTTTCTTCTGACCTCAGCCAAGCCCTCCAACGTGCGAATAGCCCACTCTCCCCCTCCTGGGTTGGATCCATACTTGCACCCCTCCCCTCTGGAGAGCATTTTGAACCGGGCCAATGAGAGAAGAAAGGacggagggagaagagaaggaaaggGAAAATCTCCAACCTTCAGAACATGGGCTCTTCCTTCTTCTCCGTCTTTCTCCACCACTCCGTCCCAGTCGCCCagtgaaggggatagagagactgAGTGGGAAGAGGTGGCGCTGGTCAGACGGCTGGCCCCCAGTGTCAGTcagggatggatagaggagagggtggaCGGAGATGAGGAGGAGCAGAAGAAGAGCAGGTGAGTTTTACATCAAAACTCAGttggaaataaaataataaaacgtCTTCAAAGTATGCGTGATCAGTTTGAAGATTCATCTATTGAAATGACTCAGTCAGATAGGTGTGGGTGGCTGATGGCCACTATGGAACAGTTTCATTCTGGGTTATTTTATCACTCTACCTACTGGGCTGATTACCATGTAGTGTAGGATCACTCTATGTTCAAATCGTTATTCTTGCAAGTTGCATTTACTGTCATAACCATGACATGCCACCCATAAACATGTTTCATGTCATCATAACCAATCTAGCCTGATCACCAGATTGGTGTCCACTTTAGCCAACTACTTTGTTAATGTCACGCCAAACATTCCAGTGAACAACATGGAAGTAGACTAAAGCAGAAACAAATCTTGTGACTAAGCTATTTGCAATCCAACAAGTTTATCTCCATTGTAAAAGCTTTTTTCCCGTCGCTCTTCTAGCCCCGCCTTCCCTGATGGCACCAGCGTTGATTGGCCAGGCTGGTGCTTTGAAGCCGATCAGGTCCTGGATCAGCTGACCCCAGAGGACAGTGGCGTTGGGGTTGATGAGGAGTGGTGGGAAGCGGCTGAGGTGGGGCTCGGCCAACTTTGACCTTGAGAGACTTCCAGCGAATCGGCACGCAGGAGGACGGGACAATTAGTCAGGTGTAGTTCTGCATAGGCTACTGGGAGCCCTTCATTCTCCAAGATTTTATCTGCACTTTATGGGGAATAATATGTCATTTGAGATTTTCACTGTGCCGGAGTAGACATATAACAACAATGTGATACTTTTCCACAGCAAGATGTTGATTGAGTGAGCTGATTGCCACCAAATGTTTCAGTTTGTTGCATGGAATGTTTGTGTGATTTTGAGTTTGTGATTGAGTCTGAGTGAACAGCAGAATAATTTTCTTCAACCTGCATAATTCCTACATAATGTTGTTagagctacagatgtaggatcttcatttgatcactctgttgctGAGGTTTTTCATGCAACGctggaaatgcagatgagctttatGTAAATGGACTGAAAACCCGCCCTAACACACGGTTATATTAAcaatattgcacttttcatgtagcctacttttggccagctcaAGCAACATGATGGACTAAATGTTCAAATCTTGTTGCTGTAGCATtcttaagatcctacatctgtagacgcCTATACTGTCTTATACAAGTGTACTTTTTGATGTTTTGTCAGTTAAGTGAAATgctctatatactgtacatacatgttTCATTGAACTTAATTTGAGTTGTTAATTTATAAGAGTAACTGCATATTTGGTATTGTACTCCCATTTGGGAGATTCATACTGATACATTGTAATAAAGAGAGAGATTTAAACCAATGAAGTGTTTAGATAATTGTATTCTCAGTGATTCATTATATTACAAAAGTCTAATAGGTGGTTAAGGTGCTGGTAGTGAAAAATAAGGCATACATATACAAAATCAATCACATTTCAAATAAAAGATCAATCACATTTGTTTTGGTGAAAATATGAAAGAAACTGCTACAATTGTCTTCACTGAATGAATATGTACAAATACCACAAAATCTCCCAACTGATCATAGACATGTCAAatgatttcaaatgtcatattgcaGTCTCCTCTATTTGGAGATCTCATCTTCTttcactctgttcctctctctgtcctctctctcattAGCAATGGTGTGAACAATGTTCTCCAGGGCAGGGTACAGCAGGATCAGTTTGCGCTGTAGAGGAGATTAAAATAAGTATTACACAAACCTTTTAAAAACGTATTTTCCATGTCAACGTGGATTTAaggaaaacacacacagctgTAGTTGAACGTACCCTCCGATAGTTCCTGTACATCTGCACCAAGACCAACAGCAGCACCAAGAGGAAGAAACCCAGGCCGGCTACCATGGCAACATTACTGGAAGAACCTGTCTCATTATCTCCCATCAGACCACCTGATCAACCAAGACAGAACAAGGATCCATTTTagcttacatttgagtcattcagcagacgcttttatccagagcaacttacaggagcaattagagttGATTGCCTTTTTCAAAggaacatcgacagatttttaacctagtcggcttggggattcaaacaggcgacctttcggttactggcacaacgctcttaactgctatgCTACCTTCCGCCCCTGTGTCTAATTAAGACAAATGTTTTACATCTTGCTGATATTTGTTGCATTTGGATTGTGTCTACATCTACCT includes the following:
- the LOC106575183 gene encoding uncharacterized protein, with product MDPTKASLSSKATTSFNEGRGGDVTQPEEVVEQWRNGGEGERQREVEREAGMTDGLTLAAETTTNHRVSADKRRFNTVGYHRKLKQKVVADYTTVSKGASGSFKPRAALRQVLFSQGATEKSPMPEGAGQLDALKRALEAFPVPVCLNWSWGEEGTGATLENNWTDIVHNHSMMCKTQRHQQEALWELIHTEFTYINKLTVVTDLVMAALTNLHQHGFLLEVTPESLFSNLPSILSAHRLFWQEVMYPMLQEVRRTGKPFDPLGLESGCLQFPERFSTYLHYCWKEESTVEFTSKLTDTNLHFHTYLMWVETHPQCERMRLGDMQAKPIQRITKYPLLLKAVLKTTQAPHTQHTLRGMLACVNGFLDSINDYLRLKDEELALSLSAQKIEGYDVMEGMNEEIDKHVRELCSFDLTCPVRGLGPGVIRKLLLEETLKIRGRKDHKLEVTALLFSDVLLVTKVQKKAERLKVVRPPLALDRTRCKTLKDGCSFVVVEVSVLGCAANVYTFFTSSPESCSTWVFTIHKAQETLQGLRETEASRRLQTKQRDLQLQEQATPPTEPKMTIEESVDQPPDQSEAQIPFSLEVKPVEELLIQSVNGTLVSIATEEEQLTQDPVHYKDAMLPGQPRKLSDIHNQSFAGGVMKKGQGGGRVMDEVMMSEARVSEVGDINQWEEGIESRGIKERRVTWTHSRQSNSLPRVATETFQSKPNGPHNLLLGGYPNIDYDIDYPRHQSSTFPLSPCRENNEKVSITISQMESQGFLSQGGRATSTRRNSAPQSVEQQAMRNSWLTQSGEEEALVESWRFSRKLKSPRLRRRRPINIEQTAAPQMSQNGSDSSGMAQSEPRTNSSSNSDSDCNQRLRGSYQHNSGSSGQSSDSHLVLKLGSLKMNGGVFWDMPAEREFSPEPHTFSGPELPKDIPEEKENTPKRPKLKTQRSASIPDIILQEGYSFLLTSAKPSNVRIAHSPPPGLDPYLHPSPLESILNRANERRKDGGRREGKGKSPTFRTWALPSSPSFSTTPSQSPSEGDRETEWEEVALVRRLAPSVSQGWIEERVDGDEEEQKKSSPAFPDGTSVDWPGWCFEADQVLDQLTPEDSGVGVDEEWWEAAEVGLGQL